Proteins encoded by one window of Bactrocera oleae isolate idBacOlea1 chromosome 4, idBacOlea1, whole genome shotgun sequence:
- the LOC106627332 gene encoding probable cytochrome P450 12b2, mitochondrial: MISKFTLLTAGSGPQATKCVMDQLLVRQLSNGLPRAQHVILEYFETKEATREDPEWVNAKDYKQIPCPSSYRMLRDQLPGGPLHKTNMHVLEGFYRERYGDIFRLNGILGKPDTVFTFNPTDFETVYRNETIWPVRIGVDSLGHYRLNKRPDVFQGVAGLVTSQGRAWGEIRNKVNPVMMKVQNIRQNLPAVDTIAQEFLERLSSKLDNNTGRLTTDFTEEIKMWSFESVAVVALNTRLGLLARDKPDSNVLKIVDGMNVFFDKAYTYDVSPSFWKYFETAGFKELMKAYDNITDATTFYIEKAMEKFKNEQNDEAQSVLEKLYRINKNVAVVMAIDMLMAGLDTTSATVISILHFLGQNPEKQEELRKELFELLPDPKMPLTDENTKNMPYLRACIKESLRLKPIANGNFRLAGRDIVLSGYKVPKGVGVYMANMSLSNSEEYFERSAEFLPERWIKATKATCPVAQKHNPFVYLPFGFGPRTCIGKRLAELEMETLLVRLLRNYRVSWVGEKPLEYVNDLILRPTGEMKFKFEKL, from the exons ATGATATCGAAGTTTACTCTTTTAACTGCCGGCAGTGGCCCGCAGGCAACAAAATGCGTAATGGATCAGCTGTTGGTGCGTCAGCTGTCAAATGGTTTGCCGCGCGCTCAGCAT GTAATTCTTGAATACTTCGAAACAAAGGAGGCAACACGTGAGGACCCCGAATGGGTTAATGCGAAAGATTATAAACAGATTCCCTGCCCTAGTAGCTATCGCATGCTGAGAGATCAATTACCAGGAG GGCCCCTACATAAAACTAACATGCACGTATTGGAAGGATTCTATCGTGAACGTTATGGCGATATATTCCGTCTAAATGGAATTTTGGGTAAACCCGACACTGTGTTCACCTTCAATCCAACAGATTTTGAAACAGTCTACCGCAATGAAACCATCTGGCCGGTAAGGATAGGTGTGGATAGCTTAGGACATTACCGGCTTAATAAACGACCAGATGTTTTTCAAGGCGTTGCTGGCTTAGTTACATC ACAAGGTAGAGCTTGGGGCGAAATACGCAATAAAGTTAATCCCGTTATGATGAAGGTGCAGAATATCCGCCAGAACTTGCCAGCCGTTGATACTATTGCGCAAGAGTTTTTGGAAAG ATTAAGTTCAAAGTTGGATAACAACACCGGCAGATTGACCACCGATTTTACCGAAGAAATTAAAATGTGGTCTTTCGAATCTGTCGCAGTCGTAGCGCTCAACACACGCTTGGGTCTTTTGGCGCGCGACAAACCAGATTCTAACGTATTGAAAATTGTCGACGGTATGAATGTATTTTTCGATAAGGCGTATACATATGACGTGTCACCGTCATTTTGGAAGTATTTTGAAACAGCCGGCTTTAAAGAGCTTATGAAAGCTTATGATAATATCACTGATGCTACtacattttatattgaaaaagcgATGGAGAAGTTCAAAAACGAACAAAATGACGAGGCGCAAAGTGTGCTGGAAAAACTCTATCGCATAAATAAGAATGTGGCCGTAGTGATGGCTATCGACATGCTGATGGCTGGATTGGATACG ACCTCCGCCACAGTTATTTCAATACTACACTTTCTTGGTCAAAACCCTGAAAAGCAGGAGGAACTGCGCAAAGAGCTGTTTGAGCTGCTGCCTGATCCAAAAATGCCATTAACTGATGAGAATACCAAAAATATGCCTTATTTGCGCGCTTGTATAAAAGAATCGCTACGTCTAAAGCCTATTGCCAATGGTAATTTCCGTCTTGCCGGTCGTGATATTGTGCTTTCCGGTTATAAGGTGCCTAAAGGTGTCGGTGTTTATATGGCTAATATGTCACTTTCCAATAGCGAAGAGTACTTCGAAAGAAGTGCAGAATTCTTGCCAGAACGTTGGATTAAGGCAACCAAAGCCACCTGCCCAGTCGCACAGAAACACAACCCGTTTGTTTATTTGCCATTTGGCTTCGGTCCACGCACATGCATTGGCAAGCGTCTTGCCGAGTTGGAGATGGAAACGCTTTTAGTGAGATTACTGCGAAACTATCGTGTGAGTTGGGTGGGTGAAAAGCCGTTAGAATATGTAAATGATTTGATTTTGCGTCCGACTGGTGAAATGAAGTTCAAGTTTGAAAAGTTGTAA